The Coffea arabica cultivar ET-39 chromosome 6e, Coffea Arabica ET-39 HiFi, whole genome shotgun sequence genome contains the following window.
GTGAAAAAGTACCCTATTATTGTTCGTAAGAACTAGTACCGTCTCAATCTCTAACAATAAGCACCTACCAATAACTATGACTGAATGGATAAGGTAACGTAAAGTTTCACTCATGTGCACCAAAAAGTTCCTATTTGTCCTAAACACCAAGCTAATGCACATCCCCTTTTAAAGTTCATACTGCCTTACAAGAAAGCAAATACACATAGAAACCAAGTCCATAATCTAGTACAGAGACAAAGGAGTAAGTGATCTATTATGAATAAACTGTCAATAGGAATTGCACAGAAATGCTGAAGTTGACATTCAAAGACACTAGgaaacagaagaagaagaagatagcaTTTTCTGTTATGTCTCTGTGTGAGGAAACGTTTAATTCTTAAAACCTATAGGCATACAAGATGTTTATGATCCCTGATGGAGAAACTCCTCCACacagtttattttattattcaAAGGATTTGGTTTATTTACATGACACGCCTAAATAAAATCTTTAACTGCTTTAATAACCATGCACATAAgagttaaaatatataaatagtCTTGTGAGTTTAGTCATGACAATATTCTCTAGCATTTGTCCCACTTTTGTGGGTTGTAATCACACACACCCACACATTtgcaggagagagagagagagagagttagaAATACTGCCATTTGAGCAATAAAAGCTGAAGCCAGTGGCATGCAATTGAGCATTATAGTTACTCTGCTTAAAAGAGTTGCTAGTATATGGAGTCCAGCGATTAATGTTATACCTCTCCTAGTTGGTCATTAGACTTGCATATAAGAAGTAATGTGCAGTACTTCCTGCAAAAGTCAAACATGCAGAAACTTCTCTGAGAAACAGAATGATTTCAACTTCCAATCAGCAGATATCCAAACACATAGCAAATTCCAAAAAAATGTCTGCAAAGATACTAGTACATAATTTTAGTAGTGTGCGCAACCAACAGGATAGAAAAGAAGTTAACACATGCAGGCATAGAACGTAAACATAAAAGAACAGGGATGGGTATCGTCTTTTACCCGTTTGATACACATCTTTCAAGAAACAATGATTCCTTCCCAGTATTAGCTGCAAATTTCATTGCTGGAAGCTCTTTTGAGTACATGTCGAGTACTTCCTGAAACAATGGGCACATACTAACATACATCGTAGATGGAAGTgaaaatttggtcaaaattagagTCAGCGTAGGGGCACAACATTCTTCCGGTATGAATCCACAAAAAATAGGTAATCATACAAAGAATAGTGAACAGACTACAAAGAAGGCTATAGAATCAAAAATCAACCACAATAATTTGAAAAGACCACCTACACCGACTTCCTTTGAAATTTTGCAAATTACGGAAAGCCAAAATATGAGTAGCATCTTCAGAAAACATGGCAAGAACTGAAGATGACAAAGCACAGCTTTAGCAAAATGTAATTCACAGCCCCCAAAACCGACAATTATAAATGATGAAGTGCCTAATAATCATGTGTAAAGTAGTAACTTTAGCAAGTAAAAGGCCAAAATCTGTGGATTAGTGAGTGGTATGCCACATCAAAATGTTATCTCCCAAGTCAGCAGTCATAGCTTGAATCAAATCCAAGATAAAAGTCTTTTTTACCACTTTACGATTATAACCGCCAAACCATGCATTTTTgcggaagaaaaaagaaaaagaaaaatcaccctTAATTGTTTATCCAAGCTCAGCTCTAAAATTTCTCGTTTATTTTATTAGTGCCCCTCAAGAACTCACCACATTTTCTGCACACTTTAGCATTTCTAATGTTATAttgttcaaaattcaaaatctaCTTCCAATAGTAAGGACGTAAaaacaaaaagttaaaaaaacttTTGCAAAGAGGCAACTTTTGCATATAGGTtaatgaaaccaaaaaaaaaaaatctagaagAGTAAATGAACAGCatgaaaatgtgaattgaatgTGAGCGTTACCTGAAGCAAAGACTTGGTTTGGTCGCCTGAATCTTTAGGGTTAACAAGCACGAAATAGTACCCACCTAATCAACATTACTTAAAATAATCACTGGGCACAAAAAcgatttttttctatttttcgtacaaattcaaaataaacaaaaattaccagaaaaaaaaggaaattggaGTTTGAATCCCTACCATTTTTTTCAGATCCAGAACCTGGAGTATCGTCAATCGTATTTTCACATTTCGCCGCCTCCATCACTGCCAAGAACAGCACCCAATCACTATCGTCACAATAATAACAGTAACAATAGCAATATAGCTACCAAAAGAGTAAAAAATGATAGTAACAGATATCAAAATGATGGCGACGATACCTGAGACtttaattttgacatttttcgAAAGAATGATTTGGAGGCTATTTTGGTTCGATTCAGAGGTAAAATTCCTAGCTTCCACGACAACCTCGCAATTTCCTGTGGGGATTGAAGAGAAAATTAgaacaattagggtttcagacTTAGAAATTAAGTAATAGAAATGATTCCATTCTTTTATTTACCGATTGGAATCGGAGCAGGGGAGAGACGAAAGGGCTTCCGTTTTGGCGCCatgattttccagctttgaaaaTGTGATCCAAGGAGGGAGTGGGGAGAGGGTATTTATAGCTGGGCAAGAGCGGGCTAAGAATGTAACTTTAGTTAAAATCTGAGGCTTTTTTGGTCAATTGGATTGCTAGCAACAAAAAATTGGCGCCTTCGTATTAAGCACGCCTATGTGTAAGTGGACGACTTAAGGGGGTGTTTGGCGAGTTGGAATTAGCAATAGGAATTATGCGTTTTCTGTTGttggattttcttttttctttattttggtttaaaaaaaaaaagagaaaaggaagcaaCTTCCGACTAGCATAACAAACCCGTCCTAAGGAAAAGCATAAGGTTTGGTAAGGGGGTATGGGATTCGGGGAATGGAATGAACCCCATAAATGGTGTTTGGTTCATTGGAATGGGATTTGAAATCTTagaatgatttctaaaaatttggtgtttctCCATTCCCAAGTATTTTGGTGGGTTTTGTCCGATTCCCAAGTTtgattccaagaaacaaatccaattacatattataattatacaaagatataattaatatttatatttattatatattataatatatacatatatataatatattataattataatattagtacattatataaatatatattataattatttagttaaatataattatattcatataatatatattataaatttattaatattatataataatatatttataatatatatgtatatttataaatgcatattatatgtgcatatgattataagacaaatattaattataataatattttatataaatataatatatattacatattaaatatagttattattatatattattatatttaaaataataattattaattatataacttattaatattacatacatgtatatattataattatatgcacatataatatacatttataaatatacatatatattataaatataatattatataatattaataaatttataatatatattatataagtataattatatttaactaaataattataatatataattatataatacaataacatcattattataagtttgtaactaattaaattaaatattatatatataattaattataattatacaaacgctataaaataaatacataattataattatataatatataaatattaattgtactCATATTTTATATAAGTATAATGCATATTAATATTAGATATAGTAATTATGATATATTAttgtatttaaaataataaatataattataattataattatataatttattaatattatatacatgtgtatattataatcatatgcacatataatatgcatttataaatatacatatatattataaatatattattatataatattaataaatttataatatatattatatgaatataattatatttaactaaataattataatatatatttatataatgtactaatattataattataatatattatatatatatgtatatattataatatataatatatataatatatataaatattaattatatcattgtataattataatatgtaattggatttgtttcttggaatcaAACTTGGGAATCAGACAAAACCCACCAAAATACTTGGGAATGGagaaacaccaaatttttagaaatcattccaaGATTTCAATTCCCATTCCAGTGAACCAAACACCATTTATGGGGTTCATTCCATTCCCCGAATCCGATACCCTCTTACCAAACGCCCCCTTACTAGATATAACGTGAACATGCCTTGTTTGGTTTGCTTTGCTTCTCAAGTGATACTGTATAGGGTTCGAACTTGGGAATCTTACTATATGTAAACGTGAACAGCTTACCAATTTTACTCTCTTAGACATTACACTCATTTGTTTGCCAATTTTGCTCTTTTCAACATTCATTTGCTCGCCAATTTTGCTTTCGCAAACACTTGTTTGACTTTTGGCAATAAGCAATTTTACTCTTTGAAGCACCCATTCATTGACTTTCAAGGAATACTTTAGCACTTGTATTCCTTGGTTTGGACCATTTTTGACGATTTTGCtcttttaaaatttcacaatttcGACGACTTTGCtcttttaaaatttcatgaATTACAGACAATTTTGCTCTTTTAAAATTCCATTAATTTCTTATTTGCTTCAACCCAAACCTTGCCAATTTAACTCTTATCATTAGTACTTGTAATTAATTCTAGCATATACGTATGGAGAGGATCGAATTAGATGATTAAAATAAGAGGGATTGTAAATAAAAAATTCGATTAGATTGGATGGTTAAAATATGAAGAGGATCGGATTGAAGGGTCAAAATGAGACGAATTGTAAATAATGGATGGTTAAAATACGAAAAGGATCGGATTGGATGGTCAAAATGAAAGGATTGGATGATCAAAATGAAACGAATTGTAAATCAAAAGTTcaagttccaaaaaaaaattctcattaTACGAAGTTAAGTTCCATCGGACAAACGTTGAACAATATAAAATTTACCCTAGTATGATGCACCATTTCTTATTGTATAGAATAGACTATCACAACCCTGGTATGATGCATCATTTCTCGTTGTTTAGAAAAGGTTATCTCATAACTGAACAAAGCTCCTGGAAGGTGAAAAAACGAATTACAATTCAGAATTAAAGAGAGAGTTTTTACATTGACACTACAATATGGTACAGAGCCTTAACAGGGTAAAAGAAAGTGCTGCAGATACCTAAGAGCATCATCAATACAAACATATCTCCAACTCAAAATACTCAAAACTCCCACACTTATCCTCTCAACCATCCCTTTCCCACCACTTTGCCGCAGCCCCAACCTCAAATCCGCCACCAACCCACTAGCATCCCCGCTGGAGCAACACCCCGACTGCGGAAGCTCCTTCGAAAACCATCCTTCTTGCCCCAGAACGAAGCTTCCTTTCCCTTTACAGTCCATCATCGTAAAAACACTCCTCAACCCGCCTAACACCACATTCCAAGTAACCCTCAAGCTATCCAATGCTTCTATTGCCACTGATGGATCACCGTGACCATTCCCAAGATCAGCATCAATATCGAAATGGAACAAGAAACTCTTGTCAACGACGAGTTGGTTACCAGGTTTTATAGTTGTGCTGAGGCAGACGTTGCCGTTGAAAACGTCGATGGCGAAAATGATGCTGTCGAGGGAAAGATGGGGTTTGAGCGGTTTTTGCAGCCTGAGTTTCTCTGATACGCATCCTAAGTTGTATAGACGGCGGTAAGGGACGGCGAGATTGGCGGCACGGAGGTTGCAAAGGGACGGATAAAGGGTGGAGCAAATGGGCTTCCAAAGGTGGTCGGAGGACATGCAAATGGACCATGACTTGCATACACAGGAGGCTATAATTAGTGTTTTGGGGTCAAGATGGTTGGCGACTAGGCTAAGAACACTCCATGGAGGTGAGGATTTGAGGGATTTTTCAGACATCGTGATCGTGGTTATGGATAGTTTTTGTTTCCgttgttttttttgggttcaaagGATCAGAAGCCGACATAGGGATCAAGTTTTGTTCTGTGAAATGGAAGGATTCacgattacatgatatatatgACATCCGAGGAGAAACCTAGTCATCCTATGTCGCATGGTAACCATGAAACACGTGTAACATTGTTATGTCCAGTTGACACGTGGCTTCTAGTTTCTTGTAATTGAACTACTTGTttatttccttctctttttctgAGGCCAACTTCCTTTCTCTAGAGCAAACGAACAAGTTTCTTcttgttaatatatatatttctttagGCTAAACTACCTAAAGAATCCCTAAACTATTATAAATATTAACTTTTAGTTCCTTATGtgttttaaatttgaaatgaacTCCTCAACAATGTTAAAAAGTGTTACATTTTAATTCTTTAGTTTGCCTTTATAGCTAATGGATCTaagagaaaattttgatggAGTCAAAAGGTAGAAATATGTTGAAggatcaaattttgatttttttttaattattgagAGATTATTTTAAGACTTAAATAAATGAAGGGCAAAAAATTGATACTCTCTCCGTCCTATTTATTCAGTCATGTTTGAGGAAtccaactttttaaaaatagtgatTTAATTGTGATGTTTGTACATCTCTTTCCAATTTTACCtccataaattcaaaatttaaatttgaatggtaATATATACATGATTAGAAAGAAGGGTCATATTGAAAAAAGAGACTAAAAGGTGTTTTGACTTTTCTAACATAACAATTGTTTTGAAACATCTCAAAATgaaaagtatgacactttcaatgAGATGGAGGGAGTAAGTAGAATAGTTTAGAGACTTCTTAAGTGGTTTACCCTAACTTTTATGATTTGTGTGATTCAAAAATGTTGGACACACCTAGAAAAAAAACAAGTTTACTCGGTGTGTTTGGatatgtattatttgaaataatacaTATG
Protein-coding sequences here:
- the LOC113694580 gene encoding probable F-box protein At5g04010, which encodes MSEKSLKSSPPWSVLSLVANHLDPKTLIIASCVCKSWSICMSSDHLWKPICSTLYPSLCNLRAANLAVPYRRLYNLGCVSEKLRLQKPLKPHLSLDSIIFAIDVFNGNVCLSTTIKPGNQLVVDKSFLFHFDIDADLGNGHGDPSVAIEALDSLRVTWNVVLGGLRSVFTMMDCKGKGSFVLGQEGWFSKELPQSGCCSSGDASGLVADLRLGLRQSGGKGMVERISVGVLSILSWRYVCIDDALRSFVQL